From the Theileria equi strain WA chromosome 4 map unlocalized gcontig_1105316255041, whole genome shotgun sequence genome, one window contains:
- a CDS encoding hypothetical protein (encoded by transcript BEWA_046790A), translated as MVVIQLLLFLFTCVPVRSENVLKGRINGIVLDVDGTNSANVAVEEGTLYGVTFKSFFMRDNHFFTSVVEGGATLWKAGAEGKCTAVNIFKREGHTPLLTLYNKGLGLSCFEKEAGEWKAIGAEEFDLKHAGMRAGSRALPKSPVLDIGNIDDKIASNYENLLGGALQKSFLPLESFFSKVVDGKETVWDGSGDKECSMALYKSRNGVASFTLQVVGKGSKAEFRYFKNEGSGWVVINAKEAKVLDEEIMGVAKQKAKEPVTLDLSSVNTQDIFVDQEALNDVEDTLYLPRNGKAITKIVDAEVAIWNSESGQICTAAFYSYKDDVVVLELHVRSDTGYSFRHFGKLGGEWQSIEREEYNRLYDEILGNEDEIDDLSDEAIEEVLKEYEIIKSAPGKVLNVIDPNETEFEVLEHKYKNASYHSYTPKDDSYISSVLYGSETMWTAKEGDKCTSIVAYVTSDHVLVKLEMTNDSKSTYYENVSGEWKVIDGSNFSKKATAMMSTDGLSYLLNLDLATPDLENIVVYEASDRGFDYTKFYPVSSSFISSISDSDIPVWKASSGSECTVVESFSNWVSNILYISVFKSGYVQHQYFEKVDGEWIIIMEDRFKSLLSMMKNLPENFATLDLSVGDSNVIVEEDDHRGVHNTNYYPVQESHVFSVVEDDVNVWTANNYNDKCTLVEVYRKDYSNVLILHLMLGGSRTFKYFIKGVGWNEISKDAFFYKLNTMMSEESLPPTSPDSVLDIFNGSNEEGAIYYESTDKGVTYKAYFPKYGIKIAEVVDLFVELWKAGPGDECALVESYSKNGVCLLSIYFRNGGNTLSKHYEYSGGEWIELSEDAYNELHKRTIVPDKPKQSVSLDIEYPDPSTINAFVNDYKDYQHTCGTYSPKEGVLVSSVVDNGAPIWTAEEGERCAFVAVYYGSGITIAHVSVNKGSEFIPVHFQKMNNGKWTEVNESYFSEMLRVILKAGRFTLDISDPDKKKVEVYDHDIKGVKHRTFFPNRALELTKVTEAGVHVWTGADGDKCTAATLSTKDTRAVMLLHVKNGDSFEFKYVGKGDGKWNELDRDAFYDALKDMMENSGKLPTSHTALNLAKPNENKFVLESKGKSGISYVSIKPKNGVAVSSVSYAKTMLWKGQPGDKCTGARVYTTPYYPLISIRVRTSGVSKSLRFVRSSGKWNNVTKKTFRKRLSELVDFDEQETLDASTTDSFDAASLEVEFPPEPIVLDLTNPDKSKLKFFEDRKDGIEEIDYYPNEGFYVTTILEDNATIWKREGNQTSTLVETFARGDVTLMVVHVLQDERFGVKYFSKSARGWEEIAGDVFSKEYNNMKSLSRKSFTPFGSILDLDNPDSVIATVDEVFVNGIQHARYNIKDGVDLVSVADAGATIWEAKNGEECVSVEVFSDAYFDLVSLRIKSGDKYSSLYFERDGKVWRSMSQDKFDEIIAVMHGMPELTVLNLSRVDEMSFEIDREEENGVKQVLYTPKDDVDVVSIVDENAAIWRAKEHFSLKSATLVSNGQDTILHVCSNVEDLSNFEYFEKNGDEWRWIESDEFEKIMERMTTSNAQKSADAETHQNLGKKDKPVDESIHAILDEVSTFFKKYIQKINDDVSKMKK; from the coding sequence ATGGTAGTCATACAGCTATTGCTGTTTTTATTCACGTGTGTTCCGGTTAGATCCGAGAATGTCCTCAAAGGAAGGATAAACGGCATCGTGTTGGACGTTGACGGTACAAACAGCGCCAACGTCGCGGTGGAAGAAGGCACTTTGTACGGAGTTACCTTCAAATCCTTCTTCATGAGAGACAACCACTTCTTCACCAGCGTCGTAGAAGGTGGAGCTACTCTCTGGAAAGCTGGCGCTGAGGGAAAATGCACCGCCGTAAATATCTTCAAGAGGGAGGGGCACACTCCTCTTCTCACCCTTTACAACAAGGGCCTAGGTCTTTCCTGCTTCGAGAAGGAAGCTGGCGAATGGAAGGCCATAGGGGCCGAGGAGTTTGACCTCAAGCATGCCGGAATGAGGGCCGGCTCCAGAGCCCTCCCCAAGTCTCCAGTTTTGGACATTGGAAACATTGACGACAAGATTGCCAGCAACTATGAGAATCTCTTGGGAGGTGCTCTTCAAAAGTCCTTCCTTCCTCTGGAGTCCTTCTTCAGCAAGGTCGTTGACGGCAAGGAGACCGTCTGGGATGGTTCCGGAGACAAGGAATGCTCCATGGCTCTTTACAAGTCCAGGAATGGAGTAGCCAGCTTCACCTTGCAAGTTGTCGGCAAGGGAAGCAAGGCAGAGTTTAGGTATTTCAAGAATGAAGGCTCCGGATGGGTAGTCATTAATGCAAAGGAGGCCAAGGTGCTCGACGAGGAGATCATGGGAGTGGCCAAACAGAAAGCCAAGGAGCCTGTCACTCTGGATCTTTCATCAGTCAACACTCAGGACATTTTCGTGGACCAGGAGGCGCTCAACGATGTTGAGGATACCCTGTACCTGCCAAGAAACGGAAAAGCCataacaaaaattgtgGATGCTGAGGTGGCAATATGGAACTCAGAGTCTGGACAAATCTGCACTGCTGCCTTTTACAGTTACAAGGATGATGTAGTTGTGCTGGAACTGCATGTAAGGAGCGATACGGGCTACAGCTTTAGACACTTTGGCAAACTGGGCGGAGAATGGCAGAGCATTGAAAGGGAAGAATATAACAGACTCTACGACGAGATACTCGGCAACGAAGACGAGATCGACGACCTTTCTGATGAGGCTATTGAGGAAGTCTTGAAGGAATATGAGATCATAAAGAGCGCCCCTGGCAAGGTCCTCAACGTCATCGATCCAAACGAGACCGAATTTGAGGTACTGGAGCACAAGTACAAGAATGCCTCCTACCATTCGTACACTCCCAAGGACGACTCCTACATTTCCTCAGTCCTTTACGGTTCTGAAACCATGTGGACTGCCAAGGAAGGAGACAAGTGCACATCCATTGTAGCCTATGTGACGTCTGATCATGTACTGGTAAAGCTGGAAATGACAAACGACTCCAAGTCCACGTACTACGAGAATGTGAGCGGTGAATGGAAGGTCATTGATGGAAGTAACTTTTCCAAGAAGGCGACTGCCATGATGAGTACTGATGGACTCTCATATCTGCTCAACCTGGACCTTGCTACTCCAGATCTCGAGAACATTGTCGTTTACGAGGCTAGCGACAGGGGATTCGACTACACAAAGTTCTACCCCGTTTCCTCCTCATTCATCTCCTCCATCTCAGACTCTGATATTCCTGTCTGGAAGGCTTCCTCTGGGTCTGAATGCACTGTTGTCGAGTCATTCTCGAACTGGGTCTCCAATATCCTCTACATTAGCGTCTTTAAGTCTGGATATGTCCAGCACcagtactttgaaaaggtagaCGGGGAATGGATCATAATCATGGAGGACAGATTCAAGTCTCTGCTGAGCatgatgaagaacttgCCAGAGAACTTTGCTACGCTCGATCTCTCGGTTGGGGATAGCAATGTGATTGTCGAGGAGGACGACCACAGGGGGGTCCATAACACCAACTACTACCCAGTCCAGGAGTCGCATGTTTTCTCTGTCGTTGAGGATGACGTAAACGTTTGGACAGCCAATAACTACAATGACAAATGCACCCTCGTGGAAGTCTACAGGAAGGATTATTCCAACGTCCTCATTTTGCATCTCATGCTGGGCGGTAGCAGGACCTTCAAGTACTTTATAAAGGGCGTCGGCTGGAACGAGATTTCCAAGGACGCATTCTTCTACAAGCTCAACACCATGATGAGTGAGGAGTCCCTACCTCCAACTTCTCCAGATTCCGTGCTGGACATATTCAACGGCTCTAACGAGGAGGGAGCGATTTACTACGAATCCACTGATAAGGGCGTGACTTACAAGGCGTACTTTCCGAAATACGGCATCAAGATCGCCGAGGTTGTTGACCTATTCGTGGAGTTGTGGAAGGCTGGACCCGGTGATGAATGCGctcttgtagaatcttACAGCAAGAATGGCGTTTGCCTACTATCCATCTACTTTAGAAACGGCGGAAACACCCTCTCCAAGCACTATGAGTACTCTGGAGGAGAGTGGATCGAGCTCTCAGAGGACGCCTACAATGAGTTGCACAAGAGGACCATTGTCCCGGACAAGCCTAAACAGAGCGTTTCTCTCGACATTGAGTACCCAGACCCCTCTACAATCAATGCATTCGTCAACGACTACAAGGACTATCAACACACCTGCGGCACCTATTCTCCCAAAGAGGGTGTTTTAGTTTCCTCAGTTGTAGACAATGGAGCTCCCATATGGACTGCTGAGGAAGGAGAGAGGTGCGCCTTTGTGGCAGTTTACTACGGAAGTGGAATTACCATTGCCCACGTAAGTGTCAACAAGGGCAGCGAGTTTATTCCCGTACACTTTCAGAAGATGAATAATGGCAAGTGGACAGAGGTGAACGAGTCCTACTTTTCCGAGATGCTAAGGGTGATACTCAAGGCCGGAAGATTTACCCTTGACATTTCTGATCCCGACAAGAAGAAAGTTGAGGTTTACGACCACGACATCAAGGGAGTCAAGCACAGGACCTTTTTCCCAAACAGAGCTCTTGAGTTGACTAAAGTTACCGAGGCTGGAGTCCACGTTTGGACCGGAGCTGATGGAGACAAGTGCACAGCTGCCACTCTCTCCACCAAGGATACTCGCGCTGTAATGTTGTTGCATGTCAAGAATGGCGATTCATTCGAGTTTAAATATGTTGGTAAGggtgatggaaaatggaatGAGCTCGATAGGGACGCCTTTTACGATGCCCTAAAGGACATGATGGAGAACTCTGGCAAACTCCCAACATCTCATACCGCTCTCAATCTCGCCAAGCCAAACGAGAACAAGTTTGTTCTCGAGTCCAAGGGAAAGAGTGGCATCTCCTACGTCTCCATTAAGCCGAAAAATGGCGTTGCCGTCTCTTCCGTTTCCTACGCCAAAACGATGCTCTGGAAGGGCCAGCCAGGCGATAAATGCACAGGTGCAAGGGTCTACACCACTCCATACTATCCTCTAATCTCCATTCGCGTGAGAACATCGGGCGTGAGTAAATCCCTCCGTTTTGTGAGGAGCTCTGGGAAGTGGAATAATGTGACCAAGAAGACCTTTAGAAAGAGACTGAGTGAACTCGTAGACTTTGACGAACAAGAAACTCTTGATGCATCGACTACCGACTCGTTCGACGCTGCAAGTTTAGAAGTCGAGTTTCCGCCAGAGCCAATTGTGCTGGACCTCACCAATCCTGACAAGTCAAAGCTCAAGTTCTTTGAGGACAGAAAGGACGGCATTGAGGAGATCGACTACTACCCGAATGAAGGCTTCTACGTGACGACCATTCTGGAGGATAACGCCACCATCTGGAAGAGAGAGGGGAACCAGACATCTACCCTAGTGGAGACCTTTGCGAGGGGAGACGTCACACTCATGGTCGTGCATGTTCTGCAAGACGAGAGATTTGGGGTCAAGTACTTTTCAAAATCCGCCAGAGGCTGGGAAGAGATCGCCGGCGACGTATTCTCCAAGGAGTACAACAACATGAAGAGCCTCAGCCGCAAATCATTCACTCCATTTGGCTCAATTTTGGACCTCGACAACCCAGACAGCGTCATTGCCACTGTTGACGAGGTTTTTGTCAACGGCATACAGCATGCCAGGTACAACATTAAGGACGGCGTTGACCTGGTATCAGTCGCTGATGCTGGAGCCACCATCTGGGAGGCCAAGAATGGCGAGGAGTGCGTTTCAGTGGAGGTCTTTTCTGATGCCTACTTTGACCTTGTATCCCTGAGGATCAAAAGTGGCGACAAGTACTCCTCACTCTACTTTGAGCGCGACGGCAAGGTCTGGAGGAGCATGAGTCAGGACAAGTTTGACGAGATAATAGCCGTAATGCACGGCATGCCAGAGCTTACGGTCCTCAATCTCTCCAGAGTTGATGAAATGAGCTTTGAGATCGACCgggaagaagagaatggagtcAAGCAGGTGCTCTAcactccaaaggatgacGTTGATGTCGTCTCTATTGTGGATGAAAATGCAGCGATATGGAGGGCTAAGGAACATTTTAGCCTAAAGAGCGCTACACTCGTTTCAAACGGCCAAGATACCATCCTCCATGTCTGCAGCAATGTGGAGGATCTCTCCAACTTTgaatactttgagaagaatggTGATGAGTGGAGATGGATAGAAAGTGACGAGTTCGAGAAGAtaatggagagaatgaCGACAAGTAATGCCCAAAAATCGGCTGATGCAGAAACTCACCAAAACCTCGGCAAGAAGGACAAACCGGTGGATGAATCCATACATGCCATTCTCGACGAAGTCTCCACATTCTTCAAAAAGTACATTCAAAAGATAAATGACGATGTTTCAAAAATGAAAAAGTGA